GCAAATGCAACAGCTTTCCCTGCGGCCCTTTTGGATGACGGACAACCAAATCCAGCTTTACTTGTTGTAATGCCCACCAAGCCAGTGCGATACAGATCAGCGAAACGACAATAGACAAGAATCCGTTAACACCAACAGCACTGATTGAATTAGATAAATCCTGGTTCATACTCCCTCCTCCTTCATAAATTATCCTGCCCTGTTCAGGACCGACTCTTCTATAATACTTGGCTGGCGGCTAAGAATCCAGCACTTTCTATTCGACATTTCCTCGGAAATAATAAAGTTTCTCGACAACCTCCCAAAACGATCATTTATACGCTATTAGGAGAAGTTAGAATTCCCATTAATTTCACTCCAAAAAACATCCAACAGCCAATCATATAGTGTAGTTTTATATCTCGAACTTCTATTTATACCGACGGTTTAACAAAAAAATACCCATCTATGAAATTAATGATATTCACAGACCGTGTATAGCTGAGATGACGTTATCACAAAAAGAAGAATATTTATGTATCAAAACAATCCATGCCTCAGGTCCTTTCTAAGAGTAATTGATGGCTATGGACCCATTTACGTCATCCACCAAATTGTATATGCCATTGGCTCCATGGGCCAACTAGATCCCCACCAGATATGCGGTTCAGACAGTGAGATAACTATAAAAGATTACCTCTTTCTCCCTTTCATGCTTGGTTATACCTGCAATCTATGAATGCTCTACACCTTAAACGAGTACTTTTATAACCAGTATCATTGGCTACTAATAGAAATAGAACACAAAAAGACAGCTTGGCTGAAAATTACAGCAAGCTGTCTTCGTTACCTTATTAGTTCCGCGTCACTTTAATCCGGTTCATCGCTCTTTGCAGAGCCATTTCCGCGCGACGATGGTCAACTTCATCTTGTCTTCCCTTCGCATGCAGACGGGTCTCAGCTCTTTCCTTCGCGGCTTCCGCACGCTCCAGATCGATTTCTTCCGCTTTCTCTGCGCTTTCCGCCAGGATGACAATCTTATCTTTACGGACTTCGACGAAACCGCCTTGTACCGCAAACGGGGTTCTCTGGTTGCCAATCTTCACATAAACTGGCGCTATCTGAAGCGGCGTAACGAAGGAAATATGACCTGGCAAAATGCCCAGCTCTCCCTCGACCCCACGTACCGTAACACTGTTCACCTGCTCAGAGTAGACCAGGCGGTCCGGCGTTACGATTTCCAACAAAATGGTGCTCACTTCCATCCCTCCTC
Above is a window of Paenibacillus sp. FSL K6-1330 DNA encoding:
- a CDS encoding F0F1 ATP synthase subunit epsilon, with the translated sequence MSTILLEIVTPDRLVYSEQVNSVTVRGVEGELGILPGHISFVTPLQIAPVYVKIGNQRTPFAVQGGFVEVRKDKIVILAESAEKAEEIDLERAEAAKERAETRLHAKGRQDEVDHRRAEMALQRAMNRIKVTRN
- a CDS encoding DUF1146 family protein; its protein translation is MNQDLSNSISAVGVNGFLSIVVSLICIALAWWALQQVKLDLVVRHPKGPQGKLLHLLLAVVLGRFVAEFLIDYITWSQMIRYMF